Part of the Limihaloglobus sulfuriphilus genome is shown below.
TAAACAGATTACAAAAGGCCGTTTCCTTCAGCAGGGTGCGGCCTTTTGTTTTAATTAAGAATTAGGAATTATTGTTTACTTCTTTCCGTTGTCATCGGTCGAGAGCCGCAGGCATTGCGGCTTCTACATTATTGTCAGACACCACATCGCTTCGCAGCCAAATAATAATTTGCATTGAACCGCCTTATCAATTAAAATGCCTGCATGGAACTTTTAGAAATAGCAGAATACAGCAGCGAAATAGAGGCTCGGCTTGCCGTAAATCTCCTTCAGGGCGCGGGCATAGAAGGTAAACTCTTAGACTCTAATTCGGCTAACATGTACGGTACAGGCGCTATTACAATTCGTCTTGCGGTGGACAAAGCTGATGAAGAAAAAGCCCGCAAAGTTCTTGAGAGATTTTCCTGACATGTGTAAGTTTAACAGGGAGTGCACCTTAGCGGTGTTAACATGAATATACTCCTTACAAATGATGACGGCATATCCGCCAACGGCCTCACCATGCTCTGTGAGCGACTCAGCGAGCTGGGCAATGTGTTTGTTGCTGCGCCGAGAGAACACATGTCCGCCGCCGGCCACGGGCTGAGCCTGGGGCCGATAGACGTTGAACAGGTAGAGGTCATCCCCGGCGTTACCGGTTTCAGCATTAACGGCACACCGGCAGACTGCGTCAAGCTGGCGATTCTTGAGCTTGTCGATGAACCGATAGACCTTGTTGTCTCGGGGCTTAACAACGGCACGAATCTGGGCGTGAATATCTGGTACTCCGGCACGGTAGCCGCGGCCAGAGAGGCCTGTTTTTACGGAATACCCGCGGTGGCTCTCAGTACACAAATACATAATCCGGCTAAACTTAAACCCGTCTGCAATCATGCCCTGCACCTGCTCAAAAAGCTCTTGCCCCTTGAAGCGGGGATTTACAACATCAATATACCGCATGAACCGGTGCTGGGCATGAAAGTGCTGCCTCAGAGCACGGTTAATTTTCATGAAGCCTATAAGCGGGTTGAAACGGCAAACGGGCTCTACTACCAGGTTGTTATGAAAAACGAACAGCCCCAGATGCCCCGCAGCGATGTCGAGGCGTTTGAAGAGGGATATATAACTATAACCCCGCTTACTATAAACCAGACCAGCAGCGGCGAGATATCAAAACTCGAAAAACGTATAAACACTGTCAAGATTTACCGGCAGGTTAATGTAACTGCTGAAATAGAAATAGAATAGAGGAACAAATGGCACGAAAAAAGACAAGAACTGCCGGTGAGCAGATATGCATTGTTACCGTAACCGGCCAGGACAAGGTCGGCATAATCGCACGCCTTGCAGTAACTCTGGCCCAGGTCAACGTCAACATAATAGATGTCAACCAGAACGTTATGGAGAGCTATTTTGTGATGACTATGGCATGCGATGTTGCCGGCGCAAGCGCGACGATGAAAGAGATTCACGCACGCCTCGAAGATGTAGCCCGTGAGATGGACCTGCGGATAACGTTCCAGCACGAGAATATCTTTAAAACAATGCACAGGGTTTAGGGAACTAACCGGCATTATTGTAGAGAAAATTCACGAATTTTCTCAATTTAAAATTTTAGATCCCCCTCGCTGCCGCCAGGTTAAACATGTTAATTCCCTGAAAAACTGTTTAGTATAAATAATTAAGGACTTCCAGATATGATGCGAATATCCCTCGAAGAGGTTTTCGAAACCGTCCAGATGACAATGGATCAGCATTTCGATATACGAACGACCACCCTCGGCATAAACCTTAAGGACTGCATGAGCCGCAGCCTCCCAGAGGTCAAAAAAAGCGTTTACCAGCGTGTTGTCCGAATGGGTAAACTGCTCAACACCCACGCCGACGAGCTTGAAGAGAAATACGGAATCCCGATAACCAACCGGCGTATCTCAATCACGCCGGCATCGCTGCTGCTGGAGCCGCTGCCAAAGACAAAAACTTCGGTAGTAGGCCTTGCCAAAGCGCTCGACAAGGCCGCACGTGATGCGGATATCGATTTTATCGGCGGTTTTGGAGCACTGATCCAAAAGGGACTGACAAAATCCGATGACAATCTCATCAAATGGCTGCCCGACGCACTCGAACAGACCGAAAGGGTTTGCAGTTTTCTCAACCTCGGCTCAACGCTTGCCGGCATAAACATGACCGCGGTAGATCGCGTCGGCAGGCTGATAAGAGAAATCGCATCCCGCAGTGAAAACGGCATCGGCTGCGCCAAGTTCGTGGTATTCGCCAACGCACCGGAGGACAACCCCTTCATGGCGGGCGCTCATCACGGTGTCGGCGAACCGGACTACTCGCTAAACGTCGGCATCTCCGGCCCCGGCGTAGTCAGGGCGATAGTGGGCAAGAATCCCGCCTGCGACCTTACACAGCTCTCCGAAGTTATAAAACGAACCGTATTCAAGATTACCCGCGCAGGCGAGCTTGTCGGCAGGGAGATGGCCCAGCTGATGGGCGTTGAGTTTGGTATCGTTGATATATCCCTGGCCTCGACGACTGCCGTGGGCGATTCTGTCGCCGAGATTATAGAGGCAATGGGCGTAAGCAGAATGGGACGGCCCGGCTCAACGGCGGCACTGGCACTGCTGATAGACGCAGTGAAAAAAGGCGGAGCGATGGCCTCGGGCAATGTCGGCGGGCTCAGCGGTACGTTTATCCCCGTCAGCGAGGATATGGGAATGATCAAAGCGGTCAAGACCGGAGCTCTGAACCTGGAAAAACTCGAAGCCCTCACAAGCGTCTGCTCTGTCGGGCTGGACATGTTCGCGATTCCGGGCGATACGCCGGCTGATGTTATCTCGGCGATAATAGCAGACGAACTGGCGATAGGCGTGGCAAACAACAAAACCACCGGCGTACGCGTGATAGTCGCACCCGGCACAAAGGCCGGCGAAGTAATCGATTTTGGAGGCCTGCTTGGAGCGGCACCAGTGATG
Proteins encoded:
- a CDS encoding DUF2007 domain-containing protein; translation: MELLEIAEYSSEIEARLAVNLLQGAGIEGKLLDSNSANMYGTGAITIRLAVDKADEEKARKVLERFS
- the surE gene encoding 5'/3'-nucleotidase SurE, which encodes MNILLTNDDGISANGLTMLCERLSELGNVFVAAPREHMSAAGHGLSLGPIDVEQVEVIPGVTGFSINGTPADCVKLAILELVDEPIDLVVSGLNNGTNLGVNIWYSGTVAAAREACFYGIPAVALSTQIHNPAKLKPVCNHALHLLKKLLPLEAGIYNINIPHEPVLGMKVLPQSTVNFHEAYKRVETANGLYYQVVMKNEQPQMPRSDVEAFEEGYITITPLTINQTSSGEISKLEKRINTVKIYRQVNVTAEIEIE
- a CDS encoding ACT domain-containing protein encodes the protein MARKKTRTAGEQICIVTVTGQDKVGIIARLAVTLAQVNVNIIDVNQNVMESYFVMTMACDVAGASATMKEIHARLEDVAREMDLRITFQHENIFKTMHRV
- a CDS encoding PFL family protein, with translation MRISLEEVFETVQMTMDQHFDIRTTTLGINLKDCMSRSLPEVKKSVYQRVVRMGKLLNTHADELEEKYGIPITNRRISITPASLLLEPLPKTKTSVVGLAKALDKAARDADIDFIGGFGALIQKGLTKSDDNLIKWLPDALEQTERVCSFLNLGSTLAGINMTAVDRVGRLIREIASRSENGIGCAKFVVFANAPEDNPFMAGAHHGVGEPDYSLNVGISGPGVVRAIVGKNPACDLTQLSEVIKRTVFKITRAGELVGREMAQLMGVEFGIVDISLASTTAVGDSVAEIIEAMGVSRMGRPGSTAALALLIDAVKKGGAMASGNVGGLSGTFIPVSEDMGMIKAVKTGALNLEKLEALTSVCSVGLDMFAIPGDTPADVISAIIADELAIGVANNKTTGVRVIVAPGTKAGEVIDFGGLLGAAPVMKVSKQGAADFINRKGRIPAPIKALRN